The nucleotide window GGTGGCTAATGATTCCGGAATTTGATCCAACTAGCTTACAAAAACGTCAGCACTTAGTGCGTGTGGCTTTATCAACAATCAGAGCACAAATTAGTCGATGATCAAATGAGTTATGAATTTATTAAAATGATTTCCGCACTCATCTTTCTTTATCCTATATTTTTGGTTGACAGGTTGAATAAATAACAAAAACGATGAGAAAGAACGCAGGAGGATAAAATGAGAGCGAAAATTAGTACTCAATTTATTTAATGGCAGCTTTTTATGAGTAAAAACAAGTAATTAGAAAACTCATCAACAAGAACGAAACTCATAAAAAAACGACAAGTCGTACAAAagcctctctctccctctctctctcccgttcGATTCCCTTCTTCTCGTTCGCAAGTATTGACAAACTTGAAAGCTCCCAAACTCCCATTCAAGATTCAACGTCCCTCTCGATCCAGAGGTTTTTCTAGGGTTTAGCCCAATCCCAAACTTCaacctctctcttttttttgcttttgctcgTTCGCAAATCGGATCGAATGGTGGTACGAGAGCCGCCGTATCTCTGAGCTCAGCCTCTGCTCGCCGGTGATTCTATTGGATCGTAAAAGCGTGGATTTCACCGGTAAGCCTCCGCCTCAAAGTTTCGCTCTTTCTTTCGCTTCCGCCTATTTTTCAACTCCGTTGGTTTGATTTCAATTCCTAGTTAGAAGTTTCAGGGTTTGCTTTTCTGCTCGAGAAAGCTCCAGAAAATTAAGCTTTGATCCATTTGGTTTCTTTATCTATttccaattttttaaataatttgcaACGGCTGGTAGTTCCATTGATTGAAAGCTCCCTTTTGCTGAGAAAAGATTTCCTAAACGAAacgaaaaaaaaagtcaaatcttTGTATCAGGACCAGCTCAGTGAAgttctttttccatttttcgTATTTGTATTCGGGTTTTCTTGTCTGTGTAGGGATAAGTTTTTTCCTATTTTGAATCTTATGTTGTTTTTACTTGCATTTTCGTAGGGAAAGACGGAGGCATCGATGATTTATTGCGGGTAGATAATGTGGGTTTAAGAGGACTTTCACCAAGAATGTTGGTTTTGAATGTACTGCTTTGGGTGGCCTGATATGAGGGGTTGAATATGACCAATGGGGGTGGGGAGAGTGGAAGAGAGCATGAACAACACAATAGAATGCAGAGCATATCGAGCGGTGATGAATTTGCAAAATCAATTGCGAAGATTGCTGTAGTGCAAGTATGTGAGATAGTGGGGTTTCAGACATTCCAGTTGTCTGCTCTCGAAACACTCTCTGATGTTGCTGTTCAGTACATTCATAACATCGGGAAGACTGCGCATTTATATGCTAATTTAGCTGGAAGAGTGGAATGTAATGTTTTTGATATCATTCAAGGGTTGGAAGATTTGGGCGTGGTGCAGGGATTTATAGGTGCTTCAGACGTTGATCATTGTCTTGCAAGTTCGGGGACGGTTAGGGAAATTGCTCAGTATGTTGCTGAAACTGAGCATATTCCATTTGCCTACTCTATTCCTCATTTCCCACTTGTTAAGGACCGAAAGCTGACTCCTAGTTTTTGGCAAAGAGGGGTAGAGACGCCTGGAGAGCATATACCTAGTTGGTTGCCTGCTTTTCCTGAATCCCATACATATGCTCAGTCACCAATATCCAATGAGAGAGCTATAGAACCTCACACTGACATGATTGAGCAAGAAAAACAACAGAGAAATGTGGAGCGGTCTCTGTACAATTTGCAGCGGAGGCTTTTATGCAATGGGTTGGAGGGACCTTCTGTTGGCCCTGAAGATGCTGATAAGGCAAAACAAGCAAGAGAAAGTAACCCTTTTCTTGCTACACCTCTGCAATATGGGGAGACAGAAATATCTCATGTTGCTCTTCCAGCTAAACTTTCAAGTGAAGCCACAGCACGAATTGTTGTTGCTGAGAACCATGTCCTGAATCAGTCTTCACTGCTGGAGGCCTTTGCTCCAGCTATTGAAGCAGTGAAGAGTGGATCGTGTGAATCAGAGGAGGGGGGAAAAGAGATTCTTTTGAGCAGGAGACCAATTGTGCAATTTAAGGTTGGAACCGCGAAGAAGTCCTTTGATACTAGGTTTCATTTGAGCCCACAAAACAAGGGTTTTCAGAAAACTGATTCCTGGTTTGAAAGAGAAAATGGGAAGGATGTAAAGAAAAGGAGGGCTGAGAAGATTCTGAAGGATTCCATGGAAAACCAAGAGGAGCTTGCTGAGTTGTAAATTAGGTTGTTTTTCGACTAGAATTCGTACACTTGTTTTAGGATACTAGCAGTGGAAGCGGGCTCGCATGGTGTTGTCTGCATCTGGACATTGTAGAATGGATATTACACAATTCTGGAGGGAATTTTCCCACTTTAACAAGTTTAAAGGTATGTTAGTGTCAGTTGCAGTGATACACCCAGTTAATGATTATTTCTAATtcaaattcttttgttttcgTTATTTAGTGGTTCTACTCTGAATGCGCGCACAAGTATTATTCCTCATCTGTTGTGTACTTTGTTGCTATATCAATATGTAAACGGAAGAGAGTCAAATTTATGTTTAGTTTCATAATTATAGACTAATAAAAGGTTAATGTGTTTTCCAGTTCAATAAATTGTGCATAACTGGAACAAGAAATTGGAAGGGAAATATGCATACACCATAATTGTATTATAGATCTATGCCCTCTATCAAAGGTTTACATGTTAGAGAATAGCTGAAATTTTACCAGTAGTTATTTGTGGCTTTACAGAAGATAAAACTAAAGGATTATTGTGAAATGTATATAAAATACTCCCCCCTCTCCTGTTCTTTCCAACCAAAgctggaaaagaaaaacaaaagaagaaaaggacaTCAAGGAAACAATTAAGACTTGGAACAATtcttttagaagaaaaaaatcaatGTTATCAACTGCTCCTTCTTGGCAAGCCTGCAATGCCTACCAGACTGATTCTGCAAACCAGCTACGTCACCACCGCTCAAAACTTCAGAAATGATGCTTAACAAACTACCTTCCTCGTCATCCAAGCGGCCAGTATGAGTTTTTGAAATCAATGTTAGCACAGCCCCTTCCCAGGAAACAGTTGCCTGCAATGCCCACCAGACCAACCATGCAGgctaattgaatcaccattcacaatttcatttatcaaatctTTAAAGATCAATCGCTCAACATCCAACACTACACCTGGAATTTCACTGTCACACTCTGTCCAATTCTTTGCTTGATCCGTGAAATCTTCCAACAAGATGTTTCTCAAACTTTCATCCTCGTCATCCAGGCTGCCATTCAAGTTCTTTGTTTGTAGCTGATCAACCTCTGAACACAATTCTTTCAGAAGCTGCTGGCTTCTTGGTTTCCAATCTGCCAGCTTGTGTGGTGGGAACCACTGCTTCAAAGAATCTTCCACCACTAGTTTTTGAACAAGGAATTCATTAATGACCTCAAATACTAGTTTTCTTTGAAGTTTCTCATCAGGTTTGGGCTGGAGATCAGAAGGCATTGTATTTGTTCTGATATCTTCCAGTGCAAGGAACAAATTAGGGTTGATCAGGTGGTCTGATGTGTGGAGCTCACTGGTTGTCCAGGGAGATTCGAGATATTCCAGAATACCTGATGCCAGCAATATTTCTGAAATGTACATGTGGTCTGGATTTGTACTGTCACAGAGGGGACCAGTGATGGGGTCCTCATGTGTCCTGCTCATGCATCGATGATTCTGAATCAGGTTCTCTAATCTTTTATGATCAATTTCTGCCCCAGGACTGGGCATTGTGTTGTTGGATAACAGAGATTGGTTCATTGGGTCATACCCTGCTATATCCAGAATTTGTGCTTCATCGTCTGCAGCAAGAAATTTGAGGAAATTTAGTATAAACGAGTCTTGCATTCTATACCACATATAAGGGATCAGTTGCACAAGAACTATACCTTTGAAGGCATTTGATATCTTCTTCACTGGAGATGGTGAGTCATCCCGGTAGAATGTAGAATCAAGAACAGAGACAGGGCTTGGTCGTTCAGAGGAAGCTTTCCTAGTTTCTGCCGTTGACCTATCATCAATCAACCCCACTGCTGGGTGCTGTGGGAAAGAAAACAGAACATCTGTCAACCCAGATAAGAAATAACTTACAGGAATGAATGAGAAGTGGGACACCCTTACCTTTATTTTTTGGTTATGCTGCTGGAAATGCGTGCCTGTGATCCTATCTGATTCGTGAACGCTTGTGGCTGTGTCTGTGTGCGAGGTCAAGCTGATGGTGCTTCCAGATTGCTGTGAAGTGGAATCATCGTGATGACTCATCCCTCTCATCTTGGTGCTAGTCTCCCTCAGTTGCGCATTACTTTGATGCAAACTGGGTGTCTTATGCCCAAGTTTTCTACCTGGGGTGGTTGCTTCTAATGGCTGCCTGGTGTGTTGTCTTCTGGTCATGCTTGAATTCAATGATGGCGTGCTTGGAGGAGATTGCTTCTCCAATCCAAGTCTTCTCTGTTGCATTTTCGGGCTAGTGATTTTTGAACTCCTACTTGAGCTGATGACTTGTTCTTCACTCATAGTTTGCGATGCCTTTGGTttttgtgcagatttcaaagttcTTGCGTTAGAATTATCATCAATGGAATGAAGGTATCGATTGAAAGGATCTCTGACATGACTGTTCCTTGGTGTCGGATCTTTGGCTGTATTATTGTCGACCAATCCCTTTCTGTTATCACCAGGGTCACTAGTCCGAAGCTTCCGAAGACCTAACATGTCATTCATGGAATCCACCATGGAAGCAGAGCTGTGGATTTTATCAACGAGTTTAGCTGGTTTCATTATGACGATGGGTGATTTATAGCTCTTTGGAGATTGGGAACCCTTGGCCGTGGCAGGAACTGATATGTTACTTTGTAGATTTCTCTGGCTTGCTTTTACTGTGCTGTCAGAGGAAATGCTTTCGTTGCTTATTGGAGATGCAAAATTTAAGGCGTGATCCTTTCTTGTATCTGTCATTCCTTTCGTCTTCTGCATCGCTTCAAGTATTTGTTTAAGAGCTCTGAGATCCTTTCCTGattttttaaattcaagatCTGCTAGCCTTTTCTCCATTTCACCATATACTGAAGATGATGAGTTTGGAGCTTTTGTCGGTTCTTCTTGATGCTTGAAAGCGGATCGTTGAGAACCTTTGCTTCTATGCGGCTGCCTCCAAGGAGCTGTTTCTACTGGAAACTTAGAATTCGAGGTGGGCTTCATGACCGAATCAGTACTTCTCCTCTGGGGTGAGCTGAAGTCTTTCTTGGTATTCGCAAGGAGTATTCCGGAAAAAATATCTTGCTTGTTTTCAGTGGTTGCTCTTGATGATCTTGAGAAGGGATCAGATCTATCAGATGTGCCAGTATTAATCAGCCTTAATGGACTATCAGTGGTTGACACGGAATCTGATAGATCCAGTCCCATCAACTTTGCAACTACATTAGACGGTCTTTTAGCGCTTCCAGGTTCATGCTGCAGGTCAAGCATTTTGTTGCTGTTCCCATATTCTCTCTGCAGATCCTTGATGAAGtaatttgcttttgtttctgggttACAACCCCTCCTTATGGAACGTTCTTTGCTGTCCAAAGAAAGCCTTGGGACTTCTTTGAGTTTTACGGTGGATTTTGATGCATCGCGCGACTCTCTTCCATCATAAGAGAACCTCCGAGCATCTTTTGGTACAAAACGTGTACCACCATCCTTCTCTTCATTTGAACTCCAAGGTGCGACCCGAAGCTTTCCAGGAACTTGAAATGACTCGTTACCACCAGAAAACCTTGTCTTGGTGGATTTTATTGGTGAAGGCCTCGGGGAGTCTATGTACTTCAATGCATGACCGGCTCCATCTTTAGATGCAGGTTTAACTGAAATGCCACGGGCTTCTCTGTACATTGAGTCTTTGACAAGATCTTGCAGATCAACAGATCTCCGGCGTATGTGCATCAAAACATTTGGTTGGTTCAGAGATAGGTCCCGAGCGTGTTTGTCGTTGGAAATGGCTTGGCCGGACAAAGATGGTTCTTGCTCAGCTGCCTTTTGATGTTCAAGAGACGAAAAGCTAGATGAACACGAAGAAGAAGCAACAGTGGTTTTCGATGATTCTGTGGAGTTTCGTTGTTTCTCTTTCACCGccttttttcgaattttttccTGCAAATTCCAAAATGCATGTAATGAATGTTTCTCTTTAATCTAATCAAAAGATTGAGAGTCAGGcttctaattaaactttaagTCCGCTAATGTGAAGTGCTGAATTCTTACGGTAGCTTTCTGCACTGTTCTTGGTTCTACTGCGTGGTTGCAATTCTCAcctgaaaaaaacaaaaagtaaaaacatataaataatGATACATGTATTATGAAACTATAAATGCatattaataaaaagaaaaataaacatgttattaACAATTAgctcaacgtttaagtaataattttaatttataaaatttagttttCCGAGCATTATCTTTCTGTAAAAATATTTATTActtaaatttgatcaaattcAAAGTCTTTACATTCATGAGCTGATGTAAATCATTCGCAAAAGGAAATAGCAAATCAATAAGAATCCAACTTCTCCTCATTTACAAAACCaatggattttttattttttactaaaAGCACTTTTTCTAGAACTGCTTTGAGCTTAACTGCACTTCCAAGCAAATGGTAGAAATAAGAAATACCTGGAGGGAGTCTCTTGTGGTTCTGGCCATTGATACGCCTGCCGGCGAGGAAATGGTGGCGATCAAAGAGCTGAAAAATTCCACTCATGCACCCAATTTGCTTATGGAGATCCCGGTTCTCATCCTTTAGAGAATGCAGAATCTTTGCAGACATTCTTCACTTCCACCTCCTTCCCCTATTGCTTTACAAACCCACCAGCTCACACCTTTGAAACTTCCATTTCTGCAAATTCCGGGCAGCAAAACGCTTATAAATAATTGGTTTCAAGAATTTTACACGACCCCAAAAAACATGCAGTTTCAAAAACGATACTGATTTTCTGTCTAGCCAAAAACAACAGATTTTTGTCTGAGTTTTGCTCGAGTCACCATTCTTCTAGCTAGTTACATAAACGGCATTGAGTTTTTTTCTCACTATATATTAATaatcttctttttcttggattttctctAAAATTTTTGTATAGAACAAAAAGGAGAGAATAAGAGAGCAAGAATATGTAAGAAAAAAACATGTTAATTGATCAGAAAAAAGTCCCTTACCTAtggaatatataaaaataaatgaaatttttgggtttcacAGAACAAGGGAGACAATATTCGACTGCAAAACCAAAAGGAACAAAAGAGACATATGGGAAGGGAGGGACCCAACACTCAACAATCACCCACAGCAGCCCCACCTTCCAAGGAGTTGTAAGGAGTAAGGAGGATGACTACTATCTATCAAAGAATACTAGTGCGCTGGCCAGAGCAGACGGATTAAGTTCGGCAGACCCAAGAAGAaatgtctttttattttttcttatcttttgggtTTTCTCACACAGCACAAAAGAATAACTTGTCCTTTGGCTCTCTCTAGGGAAGGcaggcatacacacacacacacacacacacataagagGGTTTGTGGTTGTATTTATTATATATGCTGTGCTCGATATCAGTTTGGCAAAGAATGAGAATTGGTGATTACCTTTTATATTATATCATGAGAGAGAAGTTTTTTGTGtcattaaattaatattatagTTTAATCTAAATTATCGGGAAAAGAATTCAAATTTAAGTACATAAGAGCATACTGTTTTAACTAATTTAACTACTCTTTATCAAAGAGCGAAATTCGAGTTTAAGTGCATACAATGAGAACACGATACTTTTGCTAATGTGATCACACCTAAATTTGTAGAAAGAGGCAGGATTTTagaaacaaattaaaatgaGAATTGCAGCTAGGattatttaaagaaaatgaCACAGTTTTCAGAacttataatttaaaaaacataAGAATTGGGATCTCAACCCTCTTAATTAAGTAATTCTTCAATGTTAGTTTTTCTCTATTAAAAGCAATTAGAAATCATAAGTTAAGAAACAAGTGCCATATTGGGTAAGAATTAGTGCTTGTACAAGTGAGTCATTTACATTTAAAACCCCTAATAAAGAGAATTACGGTAATAAGATATGAGGAAGGAGAGGGTGGGAAAGAGGTTGGAGAGATCGATGTGAATCGGTGGGTCAGATCACAGATGTGGTTTGTTCAATTTTTCTCCCCACTTCCATGTGTGTGGGTCTGGAAGGGCAGGACCTGTATCTACATAAGCATGTGGATTTGTCAGATGGTGGAAGAAATAAGAAAGTGGATTAATGTACTGGAAAGCAGCTTGCCAAGCCTAATAAAACCACATTTCCAGCCATTTCCCTAGCCAATTTACCAAGCTATCCTCCTCTGGATAATCTGAAACCCCTTGATGTTTCAATGACAACTTGACATAGGAAACTACAAATTAAGTGAAGGATAAGTTGGTGTTTGACCTCTTgaactattattttaattgatattaacctttaaattatttttttggtaaattaactcTAAGAACTATTTGacattagccaattaattcctctgaccatcagattttggtgaaatatcaATCACTGTGCCGTCAAATACTGACACAACTTTACCCTCAAGAGCGAATCACATACAGGTCACAAGTCAGTATTTAGCGACAAAGTGGAtgaaatttattgaatttgacGATGAGAGATTAATTGACTAATttcaaatataacaaaaaaaaatagtctaGATAGTTAATTTCAACTTGAGTAATAGTTCATGAAATCAAACGGCAATTTACTCAAATATTGAATACCATGTCACTTAATTTTTAGCTTCAATCAATAATCATTAAAGAAAATTAGATAATTATTGAATGGGATCTAAAAATTCTATGTAGCGAAGTATTAAATACTCCAGAATATTGTAATGCATCGTCACAAATTAAGTTAGAATTGTCATAAACAACTATATAATTCTTTTGATTATTACCACAAGGCCATTTTTACCATCATTCATGTCTTACAACATAGTTAGAATACAATTATTTGCACCACTTTGTTTGGCTGCTGAACAATTAGCGGGAACTCCTGCTAAATAGCCATATTGACTGCTAAGCGGTTTGACAAATAttcacttctttttttcttcttttaaaaattATGCAATATTGAAAATATCATGAGCAGCCACATCAAGCTCCTGCTAATTGTTCCGCAGCCAATCAAGGTTCTTATTTGCATAATGATCATAAAATTCGAAGTTTCAAGTTCCTGTTTTAGTCAATTTATAACTTTATGCTGAAACCTGTTAGCAAGATCAGTACTGCAACTTTAAAGCATAAATCGATCAATAAGTTTTTGGGCGTTTTAACTTTAAGCTGTAGTCTCCAAAAGAGTGGTCCAATATATACgttgttttttttaaaggacCAATTGGTGGCCAAGTCACGACAGTTTACTTTTTCGGAAGTTGAAAACACTCACAGAGACATTTCAACTTCTAATCCATATGCGTTGATAAAAGTCATAAAAATTTTTTAAGCAGACATGCATACATCCTCAAGCCGCTGGACCACTAGTTTCCCAGGATTGTGCGGAAAAGACGCACGTTTCAGTGCTTATACTGCTTTGAGTCATCGAGTCGAGTCCCTTGTAAAAATGCATATTTTCTGTTTGAAGTTTACATTGGCACATGCATGGTACTTGCTGATGTATATGTTacaggagaaagaagaaggtcCATGGACATATTATTGAtggaaatggaaaagaaatATAACTCTAGTTTTTTCGAAAATGACATGATCTTTGGCGCTACTATACCCAAACCTACCTTACATTATAGACTTATTTTTAGCTACACTACGAGGAACTCGATTTTAATCTCATTTTACTCCTTGTAACTCAAAGTTGTCATTTTACtccctaaaactcaaaatttgctcCACTTTGCCACTTAGACCTCGATTTTGATCTCATTTTGCCCCTGAAACTTGAAAGTCGTTtttataaaactcaaaattcgcttCACATTGCCTTAGATctgttaatttcttatatttgtTTGATTTGGATGGGACAGGctaatcaatttcttttttattgttttcatatcttcaatttcttttaaacttaataaTCTCTGATTGTTGAATATGTTAACGCATAATggagatttataatcaaatttattaCACACGTGACATAGTCTTATTGGATGTTGGAtctcatacatatatatatatatatatatcaggaGGCAACCTATAAGTTTCAGGGAGAAGAAAGAGTACAAGTCAAAGTGGAACAGTTTCAGGGAGTGAAGTggtgacttttgagttacaaGGGGCAAAGTGAGCTCAAAATAGAGGTTGTAGCTAGAAATAAACCAACACTATACTATTAGTAAGAATGGTAGCTTTCAAAGTAAAACTACACTTTGGCCTTTAGACTCGCTTCAGCGACCAATATATATagaggtgtgctatccacatacatttttttacttcttacatatcccttgttaatttttgtttgttgatcttctttaattcatttgatccgacggccgaaaactgAAAAGgtgtgaaagaagaaaaaaagagtgtgtggatatcacacccatATATATAGAGTCCGTCTACCAtaccttaataaaaaaaaaaagatatcgGTACAATTTAATTTAAACGACAAACTGTAATGCAATAACAATATTcaactaaaatataaaatatacgcaatatataaatatatatatatatattggataaacttaaaaacatgtTCATCTCCTCAGCCTTATGTCATCTATTATGTACTGGATCAAACCTTATCTCAGGATTGTGCTCTCTCGCGCATGAACATGATTATTTTCACAACTGCGATAAAACGTCATTTACTTTTCTTAATGCATTTTTATGTGAATCTAATGgtttaatttcaaaatttccCTTATCGAGTTCTTGATAAATTTATTCAAGACAACATATAAACAACGAAATTAATGGGGGCTGTATGTGTCATAAAAAAATGGGGGCAATATGTTATGTAATCTTCTGGCGTTGAAGGTGCTTGTATTCATCCAAATGAAGATCGTATCTACCTTCTGCACGTTTTGGAAACCCTAGCTAGATGCCTAGATACGTGTAGGTCTGAAAGTACTACATAGAACATATTTAGGGCCGTCTCTAAGATTTTGGGAGCCATGTGAAAAATTTATAAAAGTGCCCATTCTTAAgatagttttttttcttcagaaaaagTAAGACAATGTACTGATGCTAGAAAgcaatattttaaatcaaaacaaacttaagaGTCACTGATTGTAAATTTATAAATGTCAttaaataataagtaaaaagagttaCAAACATAACCTTCACTTATTAATTAAAATCACTTCAATCTTAAACAagtaaacaagaaaaaaaaagcttcaaaaactctaacttcaaagtttcacttcaacatatagcattattatatcatagaattgaaaaaaaaactcatttttagggtgttgttattagcacttcaaataCCTAATTGTAcactccaaatttttatatttagcaagaaaaaaatttacactTACAAGGAGtcacaatgaaattttaaagtgctaataaaaaCAATTCTTACATATAAATTTTAGATGGAAATTTTTTTGAGGCCCTGTGTTATCACATCTTTCGCTTCTCCTCAACGCCCCCTCTAAACACATTATACACAGTTTTGTAAATATGTGTTGGACCACCCCTCTTTTGCTAATATGTACAAACTTAAGCTACTGCAGTCTGCAGCCATATACTTTGCTGTACGTGTTGGCATTgtgaagaaaaataacaaataaggttgtaaaaaaaacaaacaagtagaaatgaaaaaaaaggaacattctTGTGGATTCACTTATTCGGACATGCTTTTCCAATCAGCCATAAATCATAGAAATCTTTGTACACCTTTCTCTATCTGTCAGCTGATGCATTAACATGATGGCATTATAATTTTCTACATATGGACCTAATAAATATGTTGAACAAAATTTACAAG belongs to Malus sylvestris chromosome 17, drMalSylv7.2, whole genome shotgun sequence and includes:
- the LOC126610313 gene encoding transcription initiation factor TFIID subunit 8-like, which encodes MTNGGGESGREHEQHNRMQSISSGDEFAKSIAKIAVVQVCEIVGFQTFQLSALETLSDVAVQYIHNIGKTAHLYANLAGRVECNVFDIIQGLEDLGVVQGFIGASDVDHCLASSGTVREIAQYVAETEHIPFAYSIPHFPLVKDRKLTPSFWQRGVETPGEHIPSWLPAFPESHTYAQSPISNERAIEPHTDMIEQEKQQRNVERSLYNLQRRLLCNGLEGPSVGPEDADKAKQARESNPFLATPLQYGETEISHVALPAKLSSEATARIVVAENHVLNQSSLLEAFAPAIEAVKSGSCESEEGGKEILLSRRPIVQFKVGTAKKSFDTRFHLSPQNKGFQKTDSWFERENGKDVKKRRAEKILKDSMENQEELAEL
- the LOC126610301 gene encoding protein LONGIFOLIA 1-like isoform X2, whose product is MSAKILHSLKDENRDLHKQIGCMSGIFQLFDRHHFLAGRRINGQNHKRLPPGENCNHAVEPRTVQKATEKIRKKAVKEKQRNSTESSKTTVASSSCSSSFSSLEHQKAAEQEPSLSGQAISNDKHARDLSLNQPNVLMHIRRRSVDLQDLVKDSMYREARGISVKPASKDGAGHALKYIDSPRPSPIKSTKTRFSGGNESFQVPGKLRVAPWSSNEEKDGGTRFVPKDARRFSYDGRESRDASKSTVKLKEVPRLSLDSKERSIRRGCNPETKANYFIKDLQREYGNSNKMLDLQHEPGSAKRPSNVVAKLMGLDLSDSVSTTDSPLRLINTGTSDRSDPFSRSSRATTENKQDIFSGILLANTKKDFSSPQRRSTDSVMKPTSNSKFPVETAPWRQPHRSKGSQRSAFKHQEEPTKAPNSSSSVYGEMEKRLADLEFKKSGKDLRALKQILEAMQKTKGMTDTRKDHALNFASPISNESISSDSTVKASQRNLQSNISVPATAKGSQSPKSYKSPIVIMKPAKLVDKIHSSASMVDSMNDMLGLRKLRTSDPGDNRKGLVDNNTAKDPTPRNSHVRDPFNRYLHSIDDNSNARTLKSAQKPKASQTMSEEQVISSSRSSKITSPKMQQRRLGLEKQSPPSTPSLNSSMTRRQHTRQPLEATTPGRKLGHKTPSLHQSNAQLRETSTKMRGMSHHDDSTSQQSGSTISLTSHTDTATSVHESDRITGTHFQQHNQKIKHPAVGLIDDRSTAETRKASSERPSPVSVLDSTFYRDDSPSPVKKISNAFKDDEAQILDIAGYDPMNQSLLSNNTMPSPGAEIDHKRLENLIQNHRCMSRTHEDPITGPLCDSTNPDHMYISEILLASGILEYLESPWTTSELHTSDHLINPNLFLALEDIRTNTMPSDLQPKPDEKLQRKLVFEVINEFLVQKLVVEDSLKQWFPPHKLADWKPRSQQLLKELCSEVDQLQTKNLNGSLDDEDESLRNILLEDFTDQAKNWTECDSEIPGVVLDVERLIFKDLINEIVNGDSISLHGWSGGHCRQLFPGKGLC
- the LOC126610301 gene encoding protein LONGIFOLIA 1-like isoform X1 → MSAKILHSLKDENRDLHKQIGCMSGIFQLFDRHHFLAGRRINGQNHKRLPPGENCNHAVEPRTVQKATEKIRKKAVKEKQRNSTESSKTTVASSSCSSSFSSLEHQKAAEQEPSLSGQAISNDKHARDLSLNQPNVLMHIRRRSVDLQDLVKDSMYREARGISVKPASKDGAGHALKYIDSPRPSPIKSTKTRFSGGNESFQVPGKLRVAPWSSNEEKDGGTRFVPKDARRFSYDGRESRDASKSTVKLKEVPRLSLDSKERSIRRGCNPETKANYFIKDLQREYGNSNKMLDLQHEPGSAKRPSNVVAKLMGLDLSDSVSTTDSPLRLINTGTSDRSDPFSRSSRATTENKQDIFSGILLANTKKDFSSPQRRSTDSVMKPTSNSKFPVETAPWRQPHRSKGSQRSAFKHQEEPTKAPNSSSSVYGEMEKRLADLEFKKSGKDLRALKQILEAMQKTKGMTDTRKDHALNFASPISNESISSDSTVKASQRNLQSNISVPATAKGSQSPKSYKSPIVIMKPAKLVDKIHSSASMVDSMNDMLGLRKLRTSDPGDNRKGLVDNNTAKDPTPRNSHVRDPFNRYLHSIDDNSNARTLKSAQKPKASQTMSEEQVISSSRSSKITSPKMQQRRLGLEKQSPPSTPSLNSSMTRRQHTRQPLEATTPGRKLGHKTPSLHQSNAQLRETSTKMRGMSHHDDSTSQQSGSTISLTSHTDTATSVHESDRITGTHFQQHNQKIKVRVSHFSFIPVSYFLSGLTDVLFSFPQHPAVGLIDDRSTAETRKASSERPSPVSVLDSTFYRDDSPSPVKKISNAFKDDEAQILDIAGYDPMNQSLLSNNTMPSPGAEIDHKRLENLIQNHRCMSRTHEDPITGPLCDSTNPDHMYISEILLASGILEYLESPWTTSELHTSDHLINPNLFLALEDIRTNTMPSDLQPKPDEKLQRKLVFEVINEFLVQKLVVEDSLKQWFPPHKLADWKPRSQQLLKELCSEVDQLQTKNLNGSLDDEDESLRNILLEDFTDQAKNWTECDSEIPGVVLDVERLIFKDLINEIVNGDSISLHGWSGGHCRQLFPGKGLC